A stretch of Triticum aestivum cultivar Chinese Spring chromosome 1D, IWGSC CS RefSeq v2.1, whole genome shotgun sequence DNA encodes these proteins:
- the LOC123183289 gene encoding late embryogenesis abundant protein Lea14-A: MASLMDKAKGFVADKIAHMPKPEASLDKVTFKGMTREAITVHSHVNVTNPYSHRIPICDIAFNLKCGGKEVASGTIPDPGWIEDSGEVTKLEVPAKVPYDFLISLMKDLGRDWDIDYELLVKLTIDLPIIGNFTIPLETAGEFKLPTLSDFFGGAAKTEEATA, encoded by the exons ATGGCGAGCCTGATGGACAAGGCCAAGGGGTTCGTCGCCGACAAGATCGCGCACATGCCCAAGCCGGAGGCGTCGCTGGACAAGGTGACCTTCAAGGGCATGACCCGCGAGGCCATCACCGTGCACAGCCACGTCAACGTCACCAACCCCTACTCCCACCGCATCCCCATCTGCGACATCGCCTTCAACCTCAAGTGCGGCGGCAA GGAGGTGGCGAGCGGCACGATCCCGGACCCGGGCTGGATCGAGGACAGCGGCGAGGTCACCAAGCTGGAGGTGCCGGCCAAGGTGCCCTACGACTTCCTCATCTCTCTCATGAAGGATCTGGGCAGGGACTGGGACATCGACTACGAACTCCTCGTCAAGCTCACCATCGACCTCCCCATCATCGGCAACTTCACCATCCCGCTCGAAACCGCCGGCGAGTTCAAGCTGCCCACCCTCAGCGACTTCTTCGGCGGCGCCGCCAAGACCGAGGAGGCCACCGCCTAG
- the LOC123178005 gene encoding uncharacterized protein, whose product MEVATPTKPSKKVSSEPAVLYDGAKVKAKSKAVVHTDAEDGHAGDAASPAPAHRTRLLRCACCGLAALAALAAVVILVLSLTVLRVRDPDLTMDSVTVDRFHVGFAAVPDGRPPLRINATLAAWIMIRNPNYASMWFGASTTEIFLDGVPGRVGLGSAPPGEASARGASRVRGGMDVFVDRVAPAVVGEVLFGRGEVRLTSRTAMDGRVSVLGGIYGRRTVRVAMRCHVVLHVSAVVVVAGSPSCVAEFGR is encoded by the coding sequence ATGGAGGTCGCCACACCCACGAAACCCAGCAAGAAAGTTTCTTCCGAGCCCGCCGTCCTCTATGACGGCGCCAAGGTCAAGGCCAAGTCCAAGGCCGTCGTCCACACCGACGCCGAGGACGGGCATGCCGGCGATGCGGCGAGTCCTGCTCCTGCCCACCGGACCCGGCTTCTGCGGTGCGCGTGCTGCGGTCTGGCCGCGCTCGCCGCGTTGGCCGCCGTCGTGATCCTGGTCCTGTCGCTCACCGTGCTGAGGGTTCGGGACCCCGACCTGACCATGGACTCCGTCACCGTGGATCGCTTCCACGTGGGGTTCGCCGCCGTGCCCGACGGCCGCCCGCCGCTGCGGATCAACGCCACGCTGGCCGCGTGGATCATGATCCGGAACCCCAACTACGCGTCCATGTGGTTCGGCGCCAGCACGACGGAGATTTTCCTCGACGGCGTGCCGGGCCGCGTGGGCCTCGGGAGCGCGCCGCccggggaggcgtcggcgcggGGCGCCAGCCGGGTCCGCGGCGGCATGGACGTGTTCGTCGACAGGGTCGCACCGGCCGTGGTGGGGGAGGTGCTGTTCGGCCGCGGCGAGGTGCGGCTCACGAGCCGCACGGCCATGGACGGCAGGGTCAGCGTGCTTGGCGGGATCTACGGACGGCGCACGGTGCGCGTTGCCATGCGGTGCCATGTCGTGCTGCATGTGTCCGCCGTGGTCGTCGTCGCCGGCTCTCCTTCATGCGTCGCGGAGTTCGGTCGCTGA